CCACACGAGAGCCGGAAAGCTGATACTGTTCTATAAGATAGGTCCTTCGCCCAGTGAATGGTGGGGTGCTATGAAATACAGTAAAGACAATGGACGTACCTGGTCTAAAGAAGAACTCCTGCCGAAAGGATTTTTGGGACCTGTAAGAAACAAACCTATTCAGCTGGCTAACGGTAACCTGTTGCATCCTTCCAGCACAGAGAGCCTGGACAACAAGAAATGGGAAATTCATATGGAGATCTCTGATAGCACCGGTCATAACTGGAGAAAGATCGCGATCGACTGCGATACATTTGGTGTTATTCAACCTTCTATACTGATCCATCCCAATAACAGGTTGCAGCTTGTTTGCAGAAGCAGACAAAATGCTATTGTAGAAACATGGTCTGATGATCAGGGAGAAACATGGTCGCCACTCAGGAAACAGGTTACGATGAATCCCAACTCCGGTATTGATGCCGTAACAACTGCAAGCGGATTACATGTACTGGTATACAACCCTACCAAAAAAGGTGGTGAATGGTCTGATGGCCGTAATATCTTACGGGTAGCTACTTCCACTGACGGACAGCATTGGTCTGATGTTTACGAACTGGAAAAACATCCCGATGGCGAGTACAGCTATCCGGCCATTATACAGAGCAGAGACGGATTACTGCATATTACATATACATACGACCGTAAAAATATAAAGTATGTATCACTGGAATTGAAGTAATTTTATCAGGAAGTAGATCTCCTGTTATGGAACTGAACATTATAAAAGAGAAGACGGGATACAATTTATTAAAGGAACGGAAAGCTGTGTATATCAGCTCCGTTCCTTTTTTATTATACTGCTGATCAATTTAAGTGTCAATTATAATATTTTAGTAATCACCTAAAATCATCATTATGATTACAGTAATTATCAGGTTCTTCGACATCCTTATGGCCGGACTGATTGCAGGTACATTGTTTGGAATATGGATCGGCTTTGATCCTAAAAGTTTATCTGCACCAACCTATGTAGAGCAGCAGCAAAGTGTGATCAAAGCACTGAATGTGCTCATGCCCATATTAGGTTTGATTACCATCCTGCTCACCATAACAGCCGCCTTCCTGCAAAGCAGGCACCAGGCGGTATTTGTGACCCTCCTGGTTGCTGCTGGCTTCTTAATGATAAGTGGATTGGTAACCAGGTTTGGCAACCAACCCATCAACAGCATTGTCATGACCTGGGATAAAATGAACGTACCCGCCAACTGGACTGAATTAAGAGACAAATGGTGGTTGCTTCATAAAATACGCGCCCTGACTGCCTTTATATCTTTTTGTCTTATTATATGGTCGGGCATGCGGAAAGATTAATCATTCAACCCTCCGCAGCTGCATTCCTAAGCACCAGGTACTGTAGGATCAACGCTTTATTATACGCCGGGCAACGGTAGTAATACCGGATCATGGATACATTTGCGCCCAGTTGCTTGAATGGGTTTGGCAACAGGGAATTGAAGCCAGCCATAAAAAAGATGAAATCGTTTTGTGTAATCTCGTTAATTCCCTTTTTCCCCAGTGCAAGCGTTTGCGCGGGTGCACCAAGCCATATCAGTGTTGTATGCAGGATCACCTGGTCCATTATATTGTCGGCATCATTCAACGCCTGCCTGGTATCTGCAATAAGCTGGTCCTTATATTTTATCAGAGATGGTATCGGAAATTTTCCCAGTAAGCGTGCAATATGATACAACAGTACCGGTGTACGGGCATAATGCGGTGAAATATAGGCGGGATGGCTGATATAGGCCCTGTTATCTATCAGCTGCCCTAAGAGCTCTATGGTGGCGCTGTCATGCCTGCTGAGAGGCAATGCATAAGTATGAATGAAATACAGGGCATTGGTCAGTACACAGAAATCAAAATCAATAGGCATTTTTTTACCAAACCAGGTAGAGTAGGCAGGAATATCCCTGTACTTCCGGAATGTGTTGCGGATACGGTAATTAGTTGTATTGGTATGCGCTTCCATCAGTTGTTTTACGGCGAGGGCAATGCTGTCGTTTACCTGCATGTTGAGCAACAGGATAGCAGTATCGTCGATATCATCCGGCAATGCATGCCATTTCTTAAAAAGGTTCAGAAACGGGGAATTAGGGAATACGATCTGCGGATTTGTTTTCCAGAAATTAAAGGTATACCGCTGCGGACTATGCTGAAAATGAGGGTAAGCGGCTTTTGCTTGTTGAATGATCCGCTGGCTCACTGCCTTGTCCTCCTCCGGCAGTAAAGGTGATAGCTCCTGTAAGGTTAAGCCGATCAACCCGGTGAAAAAGATATTGTTATCATGTACTGCTTTTGCGGTGGGATACCCATAATGCCGGTAAGAAGGAAACATCCCCGCATAATAGAAGCTGTCCTGGCTGATTTGCCCGGCGGCCATTTCTTTCAGCAACTGTTTAATTAAAGTATGATCCTGCGCAAAACAGCTATTGCCGGATAACAGGCAACATAGGAGGAGGGGTAAACATTTCAGTAGGGAAGGAAGTATGCTATACATTTTGTCGATTAATAGTAGTATCAGGGAGGTTGCCTGTGTTTTAAATCTTGCTCATCTCCTCATTGTTTATGATAGCAAATTTAACGCGAAGTTAATGAGATTAAATAAATAATAAAACGATATTGACCGGAGGACCGGTTGCTAGAATGAATGATCCTTGCGGTTTTCTTTTTATCTTACCATTGCTCAATCATTGATCCATGAAATATGTATTGCTGCCAGTGATGCTGGTTCTGCTCGTTTTTGCAGCTTTTGCCCAATCAGGTAAATCCATTTTCCTGATCGCGCACCGGGGAGGTGTTGTGGATAGCACCAATGTGGAAAATAGCCTGCCTGCATTACAGGCGGCTATAAAAAAAGGATACAGCATGGTGGAGATGGATATGCGGCTCACAAAGGACAGTGTACTCATTATTCAGCATGACCGGAATTTTAAAAGATATTACGGGGTAGACAGCGCCGTATCCGATATGACCTGGAAACAGATAAGTCAGCTTGTAAGCAACAGAGGCAGTAAAGTGCTAACGCTGGAAGAAGCGTTCCGCCATTGCCAGGGAAAAATACAGGTGATGCTGGATAATAAGATCGAAGGTAACGATACCTTATTGTTTGCAAAGGTAGTAGCCTTATTAAAAAAGTATGGTTTGCAGGAACAGGCACTGATGATCGGTACAGAGGAATCTACGCCTTACTTCACTGGCAAGGTAAGGTTAAGCTGTACGCGGCAGCAGTTGGAAGAGAACAGCCATAAAGCTGGTTACAGTCCGGCGCATTACTATCTGTTCAGTGATTTGAAAAATATGTCGGAAGCTGATGTGAAATGGGCCGGGCAGCAAGGTGTCATGGTGGTAGGTGTCGTAAACCTGTTTCGTTACAGACAAGGTGGTAATGCCGCCAAAGACATTGCTACGCTGCGCTCCTGGGGCGTTACACGGTTCCAGATTGATAGTGAATTCTATCCCGCTTTCAACTTTTAATACGCACTCCATCAAAAAATAAATCTGCTGTTTACCGGGCCAGTGAAAATTCTTCCGTATTCAGGAAGGACACCTTCTGATAATTCAGGCGATAGGTTTTAGGCTGACAGTTTTTAAATTTTTTAAATTGCCGGTAGAAGAAAGGGATGCTTTCAAATCCGGAAGCGTAACACACTTCACTCACCTGTTTGTCTGTTTCAATAAGGAGTTTGCAGGCCCTGTTTATTTTATATTCATTCAAAAATTCAAAGAAAGGTTTTTTCATGGTCTTGCTGAAAAACCGGGAAAAGTATTCTTCACTCATATTTACCTTTGACGCAATATCTGCCAGGGAAATTTGTTGCAGGTAGTGATGCTGTATATAGTCGTAAACGGCATTGATCCTTGTTTTTTCGGTACTGTCAAGATCACAGGTAAATTCATGTTCGCATAGAAAACGGAAATTAGAACTATTGGCCAGTTCCTGTAATATCTGAAATAATATCATCAGCTTTTCAAAGGGAGATGCTTTCAGCAAAGCAAAAAATTTATGCTTTAATCCCGAAGCCACTTCGCTGTCAACCTTAATGCCTTTACTCATGGCAGTTAACAGTTTACTGATCGCTTCAAATTCTATACTTTGCATCCAGGTTTTATCAAGAAATTCTTCCTTCAGATAAATGACAATAGCCGTTACTGGTTGCTCCTGTTCCGCCGCGTTATTCCAGGCATGCGGCAGGTTGGGTCCCAGTAAAACAAGTTCCTCTTCATAAAAATTTTCGATAGAGTTGCCCACATACCTGACACCCTTACCGCTCAGGATATAAACCAGTTCCAGTTCCGAATGGTAATGCCAGGGGTAATAGAATTCCTTGCTGGTTTCCTGAAACTCAACTTTGAATAATTTTGACTCAGAAGGTATCGGTTTATAATGTGGCTTCATCTATTAAATATAATGTAATTTGTTTTTATTAACTCCTATTTTGTAAACAACCGGACAAAATAGGGTAATGATTATTCGGAATAAGATAACTGTGCTGTGTCATGGCCGGTAGCAGGCCGTTTGGAACATGTTTAAATTATAAAAAAGATAAATGGGATGGTGACACGATAAGAATTTCAGCATATCAATAATGCGAATTCCTGCATGCTTACAAGAAATACAAAATAGGATACTGAAAAAACAAGATTGTGCAATAATGCTGTTTTTGTAACAGATAGTTTTGTAAAAGAAAAACCGGAGTAAGTATACTGCTTCAGGTTTAACAGGTCCTTATAGCTAACTAAATACTCAACCGAAATCAAAATATTTGCTATGAAGTTGCGAACACTAAAATCAGTTAGTGCCGGGAAGGCGTTGCTGTTACATTTTGTATTTCTTTTCTTTGCAGTTAACAGCTTTGCACAGACACCATTTACAGTTACAGGCAAAGTCACAGATAACGGAACAGCCTTACCCAATGCGTCCATACAGGTAAAGGGGACGCAAAGAGGTACCATGACAAACGAACAGGGCGCCTTTACTTTGAGTGTTTCCAAAGGACAGGTCCTCGTGATTTCCTACACCGGATATGAGGAACAAACCATCGTCATTGGTAACCGGCAACACCTGGACATTGCATTGAAAACATCTGCTGCCACTGCCTTGAATGACGTAGTCGTTATCGGGTATGGCACACAGAAGAAAACATCTGTTACCGCCGCGGTGTCTACCCTGAAAGGCAAAGAAGTGGCCGCCATACCCATCACCAACCTGAGCAATGGTTTGGGTGGAAGGGTTGCCGGTGTTATCGTAAAACAAGGCTCTGGTGAACCCGGCAGAGATGGGTCCAACATCTTTATAAGGGGTATCTCTTCCACAGGTGCTAATCAGCCGTTGATCATTGTAGACGGTATTCCCAGGAGCTTCCAGCAGCTTGACCCTAATACGGTAGAGTCATTTTCCGTTTTAAAAGATGCTGCCGCTGTGGCGCCATACGGCGTTGCCGGTGCAAACGGGGTTATCCTGGTGACCACCAAAAGAGGTAAATCAGGCGCACCTTCACTTACCTACAACGGTTATGTGGGTTTTCAAAATCCTGTAGTCTTACCTGATTTCGTCAACTCCTATCAATATGCGACATTAAAAAATGCCGCAGCAGTAAATGAAGGATTGGCTGAACCCTATTCAGCATCGGACCTGCAAAAATTTCAGGACGGTTCTGATCCGGATGCTTATCCTACGTTTAAAAATATATGGAAAGATCTGACCAACAGAAATGCTATCCTGACAAACCACAATATTGAAATTTCAGGCGGCGCAGAAAAAGTGAAATACTACGCCTCTGTGGGATACCAGTTCCAGGAAGGGATGTGGCCTACCACCAATACCCGGCGGTTCAACATGACACTCAACCTGGATGCACAGGTCACCAACACCACCAATGTTTCGTTCAACTTTACCGGCCGGAATCAAAAAGATCTGTATCCTTCTATCTCTACCGGAAGGATCTTTGAACTGATCGGTTATTTACATCCGCTTTACGGACCCCTGCGGTTCAGCAATGGTATGGCGGGAACATTTGTAACGGCCAGCCTGTTCAATAGCGGGTATCAGAAAATCAATACCAATGCGCTCTATACGCAATTATCCATCGAACAAAAACTGCCTTTTATTCCCGGCCTGAAAGCCAAAGGAACGATTGCATTTGATCCTTCTTTTGTGATGAATAAACTCTGGGCAACACCTGTTCAAAGAGCCAGCCTCGATAAATCACAAACACCTTATGTAATCAAGGATGGCATTTTCGGCCCCACAAAATCTTCATTGAATCAGAATTATTCCAACGAATACCAGCTTACCTATCAGTTTGGAATGAACTACGACCGTAGTTTCGGAAAGAACAACGTACATGTATTGGGTCTTTTTGAAGCGAAAGGCAACGATTATATAAGCCTGGGTGCTGAAAGGAGAAATTATAATTTAACGATTGATGAGATTAACATGGGTAGCTCCAGTCAGGCCGATATGAGCACCAAGGGCTCTTCCAGCTCTGCCAGGCAGATGGGGGTAGTATACCGTGTAGCTTATGATTACGCACAAAAGTACCTGGTAGAAGCAAGCGGACGATATGATGGAAGCTACTATTTTGCTCCGGAAAACAGGTTCGGTTTCTTCCCCGCTTTCTCTGTCGGCTGGCGCTTATCTGAAGAGAACTTTATGAAAGGAAAATATAGCTGGATAGATAATATCAAGATCAGGGCTTCGTATGGTGAGGTGGGCGCGCTGGCTGGTAGTGCTTTTCAGTATATGAGTACCTACAATGTATTAGGAACAAACTATGTATTGGGTAACAATGCTGTTCAGGGAATCAGTGAAAGGGCAGAACCCAATCCGGCTATTACCTGGGAACGGGCTAAGAAAACGGACATCGGGCTGGAGCTGAATTTATGGAATGGCCTGCTGAATTTTGAAGCAGATTATTTCCACGAGAAAAGATCCAATATGCTGATGAACCCGGATGTGATCGTACCGGCTGAATATGGCGTTGGATTAAGCCAGGTGAATGCGGGCGTGATGCAGAACAGGGGTATTGATCTCACGGCAAGTTCTTCCTATGATTTTTCAAAAGACCTGCATGTGTCTCTGGGCGCCAATCTTACTTACGCCAGGAATAAACTGCTCCAGGTATTTGAAGGACCGACTACCTACAATAATCCCAACCGTAGATTGACCGGCAGACCACTCGGTACACAGTTTGGATTTCACTCTTTAGGATATTTCCAGGAAAGTGATTTTGATGCCGGTGGCGCTTTGAAATCAGGCATCGCGGTACAGCCATGGGGCGCAGTTCAGCCAGGCGATATCCGGTATGAGGATCTGAATAAAGATGGTAAAATTAATGATGATGATATCACGGCCATCGGTGACCCAACAGCTTCTCCTCAAATCATATATGGCATTATGCCCAGTGTGAAATACAAATCATTTGGCCTGGACCTGTTGTTTCAGGGTGCCGCCAAAACCAACTGGTACTATCATCCTTCTTCTATCATGCCCTTTTGGGAAACAATGCTTCCCTATGTACAGAACTTTGATTACTGGACACCGGAAAATACAAATGCAGCAAATCCAAGGCTGACATCTTCCCCAACTGTAAATAACTCACAGACGTCCTCTTTCTGGATGGGGAACTCCAGTTATCTGCGGTTGAAAAGTGCCACGCTTTCCTATACCATCCCGTCAAAAATTATGGACCGGATTAAAATTCAGCAGGCCAGGATTTATGTATCAGGGCAGAACCTCGTAACATGGACAAAGCTGATCAATTATGATCCGGAAGTAGGTCCGAATAATTCCTGGATACCAAATGGTACCTGGGGATATCCGAATCAGAAGGCTGTTTCCATAGGTGCCAATATCACTTTTTAATCATGTTGAAAAAAACTGGTCATGAATAATCAATCAATAATATCTCAACGGACGGTCCTCTTATTCTTTATTGCATGCATGCTCTTTTCCTGTAAGGCGTACCTGGATGTAATGCCAAAGGACCAGGTGTCTGATGGAACGCTGTGGTCGAGTAGTGCCAATGCCGATCTGTTCTTAAATAATATATATGCTGCGGTACCTACCCTGGAAACGGGAGATCCCTGGGAGAATTTCTCTGATAACTCCATCAACGGACAGGCAGGAAGGGTGAGTACGAACATCTACGGGCCATCCATCTATACACCCAGCAATGCGCCCAGCAAATGGGGACATTTCACCAACATCCGGAAATGTAATTTATTTATAAAAAAAGTAACGGATGCTGATCTACCGGCCGACTGGAAAAAATTAAGACTGGCAGAAGCCCGTTTCCTGAGAGCCTATTTCTATTCGCTGTTATGGACGTATCATGGCGGAGTCCCCATCATTACGGATGTACTGAATCAGAACGAACAGGGTGACGAAGTTTTTAGGGCCCGCAACACTTCCGCTGAAACTTTTACTTTTATTACCGACGAATGCAGTGCTATTGAAGCCGATTTACCGGCGACTGCGGAAAGCGGCCGGGCAACAAAAGGTGCCGCCCTTACTTTAAAAGGATCCTGCGAGTTGTTTAATGCAGGCGCCTTGAATAATGCGGAGAATGATAAAGCAAAATGGGCACTGGCAGCAACTACTTTCAAAAAGGTGATAGACTTAAAAAGATATAGTTTATTTCCTGATTACAATACCCTGTTTTTTGAAGAGAATAATAATAACGTGGAAGTGATCTTCAGTAAACAGCATATGGGTGGAACATCGCTGGCTAATTTAAGAGATGGACAGATAGGCCCCCGTTTTGTAAATGGCGCACTAACCGGTTGGGGACACGTGGACCCTACCCAGGATCTCGTGGATGAATATGCCATGGACAACGGTCTGCCGATCTCTGATCCGGCTTCCGGTTATGATCCGCAAAACCCTTATGTAAACAGGGAAAAGCGGTTTTACCAGTCCATCGTATACGATGGTTCCGAATGGCTCGGCGACATTATGATCATGAAACAAGGCGTTGGTAGTTTGAATGCAACAGATCTGAGCAATAGCAGTGTATCTACCAGAACAGGCTACTATATCCGCAAAGGCATCAATCCAAAATATGCCAGTGCGCAGAACAATCAGAACAGCGCCAATATCATCATCTTCCGGTATGCAGAAGTGTTACTCAGTTATGCAGAAGCACAAAACGAAGCAACCGGACCTGATGGCTCAATTTACGATGCAATAAATGATATCAGGAAAAGATCGGATCTGCCTGATCTCCCTACCGGCCTTACACAGGCACAGCTGCGGAAAGCGATTTACCGGGAGAGAAGGGTAGAACTGGCGTTTGAAGAAAAGAGATTACCGGACCTGTTGCGGTTGAAACTGGCGGAAGTTAATCTGAATGGCCCTTTACACGCTATCGAGATCGACCTGGTAGGTAACAAATGGGTGTACAAGGTGGTTCCCGCAGGTGGAGGTATGAGAACATTCTTTGCGAACAAGAATTACTTCCTGCCGATTCCTCAGTCTGCCATAGATAAAAATCCGAAACTTGTTCAGAATCCGAACTATAATTAAGTATCAGCAGCTTTCATCCAATAAGCATAAGTGACTATGATGGGCATAAAAGAGTTAGTAAAACCGGTAGGGATATTATTTTGGCTGAGCGGAAACCTGTGCTTTACAGCACCTGTTTCCGCCCAGGACCAAAGCAGGGATATAGAAAGTATAAAACTGAAAATTTCCTTTGGGCATACTGCCCCTGCACAAACTGCCAGAACTGTACAATTGATCAGTGCTTCACCGGGTCTTACCGTTGCGGTACCAACCGGGAAGGGCATTGAAAAAAATGACCGTGTGGCGGCTACTTCACTGCTTTATTGTGGTGCAGGAGATGTAGATGAACTGATCGCGGATATACACTGGCCCAGGCCGGTGGCTCCCTTGCGAAAGGTAGCGAAGCATGAAAGTTCCTATGCGGTAAACGGAGAGGCCATGTGGGGCTACCTGATGCAGGAAGGTTCGCCGGGACAGGGCGCACGTTTACGGGAAGATCCCTGGAAGCAGCCAGACGCGCCTATCCTCACCGTGCAGTTGAATGCAGCAGGCACACAAGGTTTTTCTGTGGGACTGGAACAGTTGTTACGTCATGGCGCTATGTGGTTGCCGGAGCAGGATGTATATATTACCCTCGCCGGTAAACCCATCGGGTTTAAACAACACCTGGCTTCTTTAAAAGGACAACGTATACTCGATGGCGTTAGAAATGCCCCAGATGCTTCCCTGGAACAGTTTAAAAAATCATGGGAAGATTTTGGCAACCCTATCGTATGGAATAAGCCCTGGGAAACTTCCTGGATGGGCACAAAAGGACATCTGACGGTAACTACCGCCACGCACGGTTCCGTTTATAAATTCGCGGTTGACCGCTGGGGGAATGTGCGGCCGGACTTTGCCTCACCGCATAAATTCCGGATGGATCTTCTTTGGGAAGGAAGTCAATGGAAGGGACAAAAAATTGTGGATGGGTTGCCGGTGCTGATCACCAACCTGGAAAAAAATAAACAGCTGTGTGAAATAGAGCAACTGGCAGCTGCACCGGGCGACCTGCCCGCTGGTCTTCGCGGGGAGCTTCCTGGGGTGATGTTTACAAAGGTAAGGATCTCCGGAAAAGCAGGCCCCATCAGCTTTGGCCTCCGGCTCAATAATGAATTGAAAGAACACGGGATTGCCGTAAAGAAGAATAAAAATAACTGGACGGTAGCCGATCAGCAAACAGGTGATACCTGGTTGATACTGGAAACAGGGAATGGGTTATCTGTTAAAATAGCTCCACCTGCGCAGGATAAAAACGGGCAACAGGTAGTGCTGACCGTGGAAGCTGAGCTGCCGGAAGGAGCCACCCGGGAATTCCTGGTGAAGCTGCCTTCACCGGCAGTTGCGCCTGCGGATGCCGCCAGGTTGAATGCACTTGACTTTGCAACTGCAAAGAAAAGTACGGTGAGTTATTGGGAAAACTGGATCAGCCAGGGCGCTCATTTCCGGGTGCCGGAAGCCGCCGTAAATGACCTGTTCAGGGCTAACCTGTGGCATGCGCTTATTTTACCACGTCATACATTGGATAGTCTTGGCCGGCCTCATATGGATCTTCCGTATGCCAATACAGCCTACGGACAAAAAAATGCAGACTGGCCGGTTAATCAATCAGTATATGTAGACTACATGATTTATGGTTTGCGGGGATATGAAAAAGTAGCGGAAGATGAAATGGCCGCCATGTTCCAGAGTCAGCAGCAACCAGATGGCCGGATCGCAGGCTTTGCCAACTGGGGCGTTTATTCTCCGGCGCACTTGTATACCATTGCACAGAATTTCCTCCTTTCCCGCAACCGGGAAGAATTTGAACGGCTGCTACCCAATTCCCTGAAAACGCTCGACTGGTGCCTTGCCCGGATCGATAGCGCCAATAGAGGAGCCGGTAGTACAGGATTGATTTTAGGACCACTGAACGACCTTACACATGCCGAAAGGGAATGGGCATTTACACAGGCTTATTTTGCCGGCGGCCTTGAATTATTTGGGGAGGCATTATCTGCGTATAGGCATCCCCGTGCGGAAGAAGTGTTGCGGGCAGCCGCCAAAATGAAAAGTGATGTGGTGAAGGAATTTGCCCGCAGCAGTGTAAAATCTCCCATCGTTCAACTGGCAGATGGTACCTGGATCAATTATGTACCAACAGATGCCATGACACCCCGTCGCATGCTGGATGAATGGTATCCTTCGGATGTTGACTGCGGCCCGTTGCACCTGTCAAGATTAGGTGTAATAGATCCTGAAAGCTGGTTGACCACCGCTATGCTGCACGATCATGAAGATAACCTGTTTCTGAGTAACCTGGGTGCTGCAAATGAACCGATCTATGTGCAACAGGCCACCGCATATTTATTACGCGATGAGCCGAAAGCCGCTATCCGTGCATTCTATAGCCTGATGGCCTGCGGATTCTCCCATGAACAACTCACACCACTGGAACACCGCTGGGCCTGGGGGCAATACTACGGACCACCAAGTACAGACGGCGCCTGGTTTGAACTATACCGGAAAATGCTCCTCAATGAATTTGGACTGGATACTTTACTGATAGGACAGGCCATACCAAGGGCATGGTTGGAAAAAGGGAAACAAGTGGAAGTGAAAAATGCACCCACTTATTTCGGCCCGGTTTCTTTTACCATGGAAGGACTGACCGCTGAGAATAAATTGAATGCGGTAGTAGAACTGTCCGCGCGCAATCTGCCGAAAGAGCTGTTGATCCGGTTCCGGCATCCGCTGAATAAGCCCATCACCGCTGTTATGGTAAATGGTCAACCATGGAAAGATTATGATGTAAAGAAGGAATATATCAGGATCACAAAACCTGTTGGTGGAAAATATGTCATCTCGGCAAAATATTAATGCCGGTAATGACTGCATTCATTTCCGTTAACTTAAAATTATTTTATGTTGAAACGAACGTATTTTCTCTTTTTCATGACAATGTTTATCAGCGGCTACGTGTTTGCACAAACAGCCAATGTAAAGATCGGATTTGGAGAAGACCTGGGACCCATGAAAATGGAACAAATGGCGCTGGGCCAGGGTGGCCTCTCTGAAGAGCCTATGCTGGCCAGCCGGACAACAGAAATAAAAGCACTGCACCCCGCCATTATCCGGCTGTTTGTAAGTGAATATTATGATGTAATTCCTGCACGGGGAAAATATCATTTCAATACACTCGACAGCATGGTATCCAATATCCTGGCAACGGGCGCTAAACCATTCATGAGTTTTTGCCTGAAACCAAAATTGTTTTTTCCTGTAATAGACCAGGATGTAGTGGAACCAAATGATTATAAAAAATGGGAGCAGTTCGTGTATGATGTGGTGAAACATTTTAAAGATAAAGGTACAGGCATCACTTACTGGGAAATCGGCAACGAAGTAGATCTGGGTGAAGATGGTGGAACGCCTTACCGCTTCAAACCGGAAAGCTATGTGCGTTATTATAAACACACCACTGCTGCTATTTTACGCGCCGACCCAAATGCAAAAGTAGGAGGTCCGGCTGTGGCGTGGTACAAATCGCCTATTCTGCCGGAGCTGGTACATGCCTGTGCTGCGGAGAAATTGCCCCTGCATTTTATCTCCTGGCATCATTATAATAACAGTCCTACCGTGATCCGTGGTCAGATTGATTATATAAAAGACCTGCTCAGTAAATATCCGGATCTGCATCCGGAAACTATTATGAACGAGTGGAACGTGGATCTCTTCAATCCACCACTGGATCCCCGTTACCAACCTTGTTATGTGGCGGAAACCATCTGGCAGATGAAGGACGCGGGGCTTGACTGGTCCTGTTATTATCAGATCCGGGACTGGTATGTTTCTTATGAAACTTTTGAAAAAGTATTCTCGCCACACGGTGCTGCATTTATGACGCGGTGGTGGAACAGGCAGGCGCAATTCAGTGGTTTGATTGATTATCAGAATCAGATCCGTCCGGCGTATTATGCTTTTAAATTGCTTTCCAGGATGGCGGGTAATAAATTAAAAGTAAGCTCCTCGCACGATAAAGTGCATGGTTTTGCTACGCACGACAAGAAACTCGACATGCATAATATGATGCTGTGGAATTTTTCAGATCAACCGGTAACGGTAAAACTGAACCTGGAAGATCTGCCAAAAGATATGCGGGTACGTCATATCATCCTGGATGCGACCGGCGCGGGGAATGACGAAAATCAG
The Chitinophaga sp. MM2321 DNA segment above includes these coding regions:
- a CDS encoding AraC family transcriptional regulator encodes the protein MKPHYKPIPSESKLFKVEFQETSKEFYYPWHYHSELELVYILSGKGVRYVGNSIENFYEEELVLLGPNLPHAWNNAAEQEQPVTAIVIYLKEEFLDKTWMQSIEFEAISKLLTAMSKGIKVDSEVASGLKHKFFALLKASPFEKLMILFQILQELANSSNFRFLCEHEFTCDLDSTEKTRINAVYDYIQHHYLQQISLADIASKVNMSEEYFSRFFSKTMKKPFFEFLNEYKINRACKLLIETDKQVSEVCYASGFESIPFFYRQFKKFKNCQPKTYRLNYQKVSFLNTEEFSLAR
- a CDS encoding sialidase family protein, giving the protein MKKILSLCIFFGMASSSFAQVTSRLVHDGFILNPPPVPTAHASTITELPNGDMLAAWFGGTEERAKDVCIYTAVFSKGKWSKPVNVANGIINSKTRYATWNPVLFHTRAGKLILFYKIGPSPSEWWGAMKYSKDNGRTWSKEELLPKGFLGPVRNKPIQLANGNLLHPSSTESLDNKKWEIHMEISDSTGHNWRKIAIDCDTFGVIQPSILIHPNNRLQLVCRSRQNAIVETWSDDQGETWSPLRKQVTMNPNSGIDAVTTASGLHVLVYNPTKKGGEWSDGRNILRVATSTDGQHWSDVYELEKHPDGEYSYPAIIQSRDGLLHITYTYDRKNIKYVSLELK
- a CDS encoding glycerophosphodiester phosphodiesterase family protein; translation: MKYVLLPVMLVLLVFAAFAQSGKSIFLIAHRGGVVDSTNVENSLPALQAAIKKGYSMVEMDMRLTKDSVLIIQHDRNFKRYYGVDSAVSDMTWKQISQLVSNRGSKVLTLEEAFRHCQGKIQVMLDNKIEGNDTLLFAKVVALLKKYGLQEQALMIGTEESTPYFTGKVRLSCTRQQLEENSHKAGYSPAHYYLFSDLKNMSEADVKWAGQQGVMVVGVVNLFRYRQGGNAAKDIATLRSWGVTRFQIDSEFYPAFNF
- a CDS encoding TonB-dependent receptor; translated protein: MKLRTLKSVSAGKALLLHFVFLFFAVNSFAQTPFTVTGKVTDNGTALPNASIQVKGTQRGTMTNEQGAFTLSVSKGQVLVISYTGYEEQTIVIGNRQHLDIALKTSAATALNDVVVIGYGTQKKTSVTAAVSTLKGKEVAAIPITNLSNGLGGRVAGVIVKQGSGEPGRDGSNIFIRGISSTGANQPLIIVDGIPRSFQQLDPNTVESFSVLKDAAAVAPYGVAGANGVILVTTKRGKSGAPSLTYNGYVGFQNPVVLPDFVNSYQYATLKNAAAVNEGLAEPYSASDLQKFQDGSDPDAYPTFKNIWKDLTNRNAILTNHNIEISGGAEKVKYYASVGYQFQEGMWPTTNTRRFNMTLNLDAQVTNTTNVSFNFTGRNQKDLYPSISTGRIFELIGYLHPLYGPLRFSNGMAGTFVTASLFNSGYQKINTNALYTQLSIEQKLPFIPGLKAKGTIAFDPSFVMNKLWATPVQRASLDKSQTPYVIKDGIFGPTKSSLNQNYSNEYQLTYQFGMNYDRSFGKNNVHVLGLFEAKGNDYISLGAERRNYNLTIDEINMGSSSQADMSTKGSSSSARQMGVVYRVAYDYAQKYLVEASGRYDGSYYFAPENRFGFFPAFSVGWRLSEENFMKGKYSWIDNIKIRASYGEVGALAGSAFQYMSTYNVLGTNYVLGNNAVQGISERAEPNPAITWERAKKTDIGLELNLWNGLLNFEADYFHEKRSNMLMNPDVIVPAEYGVGLSQVNAGVMQNRGIDLTASSSYDFSKDLHVSLGANLTYARNKLLQVFEGPTTYNNPNRRLTGRPLGTQFGFHSLGYFQESDFDAGGALKSGIAVQPWGAVQPGDIRYEDLNKDGKINDDDITAIGDPTASPQIIYGIMPSVKYKSFGLDLLFQGAAKTNWYYHPSSIMPFWETMLPYVQNFDYWTPENTNAANPRLTSSPTVNNSQTSSFWMGNSSYLRLKSATLSYTIPSKIMDRIKIQQARIYVSGQNLVTWTKLINYDPEVGPNNSWIPNGTWGYPNQKAVSIGANITF
- a CDS encoding DUF1772 domain-containing protein is translated as MITVIIRFFDILMAGLIAGTLFGIWIGFDPKSLSAPTYVEQQQSVIKALNVLMPILGLITILLTITAAFLQSRHQAVFVTLLVAAGFLMISGLVTRFGNQPINSIVMTWDKMNVPANWTELRDKWWLLHKIRALTAFISFCLIIWSGMRKD